A window of the Cucurbita pepo subsp. pepo cultivar mu-cu-16 chromosome LG01, ASM280686v2, whole genome shotgun sequence genome harbors these coding sequences:
- the LOC111808374 gene encoding two-component response regulator ORR26-like yields the protein MSQEMGHWVPDSLPSFAKNLHILVVDHETLSLKHLSSLLREQSYNVTATGLGSIALSMIKERGDQFDLVMANVSMPDMDSFWFLHVLLEMNIVVIFMSSVMDLDVATRALAEGACYFLQKPISKDDLKYVWQHVYRRNRNISKLTHEANCGEKAKSGKESVGIQNDDTIVLSQSTDEVSINNNCSINYQLMSYNEEVQNQPTNSHDTQVASYFEGKRLTDDIEGTSKEKRVTYYSTPTNFGDTRIDEDNRRMKEYYISSDNRSRVVWNVERRRKFSDALNKLGDKCRPKLILKLMNEPCLTLRQVANHLQKYKAQVESMKKGRENKLAPRREASKFNFSVRTQLPPPLVPKQPHDEANRSTDGGSTSFIGGERFRLIAPRPVPNPTLPVSANFANHGLIMLDQNYQHVNSNYYSVPYIINQTTPEVTSSCVFDETQFSDNRLDVVQQDLTAFKIENQEAMEFNGTSEGIQLMSNNMAFPDSTNFDNIAANFGNEGSQQQSAEYDYLLNFLEDDPHDFDSNLNLSDVDKYSEWLKNTVLENRSGPDSFLGDNAENFPMGNNP from the exons ATGAGTCAGGAAATGGGTCATTGGGTCCCTGATTCTCTTCCTAGCTTTGCCAAAAATCTTCATATCTTGGTGGTGGATCATGAAACCTTGTCTCTCAAGCACTTGAGTTCCTTGCTTAGGGAGCAGTCTTACAATG TTACGGCCACGGGACTAGGATCTATTGCTCTATCAATGATTAAAGAAAGAGGTGACCAGTTCGACCTTGTCATGGCTAACGTTAGCATGCCGGATATGGACAGCTTTTGGTTCTTGCACGTGCTCCTTGAGATGAATATTGTTGTCATTT TTATGTCATCGGTGATGGACTTGGACGTGGCTACGAGAGCATTGGCAGAAGGAGCGTGTTATTTTCTTCAGAAACCTATTTCCAAGGACGATCTCAAATATGTATGGCAACACGTGTATCGAAGGAACAGAAACATATCCAAGCTAACCCATGAAGCAAATTGCGGAGAAAAAGCCAAATCTGGAAAAGAATCTGTCGGTATCCAAAACGACGACACTATTGTTTTATCTCAGTCCACCGATGAAGTtagtattaataataattgtagTATTAACTATCAACTTATGAGCTATAACGAAGAAGTGCAGAATCAGCCAACTAATTCCCATGATACCCAAGTCGCTTCATACTTCGAAGGAAAGAGATTAACGGATGACATAGAAGGAACAAGCAAGGAGAAGAGAGTTACGTATTACTCAACGCCTACCAATTTTGGAGATACAAGAATTGATGAGGATAATAGAAGAATGAAggaatattatatttctagtGATAACAGATCACGTGTCGTTTGGAATGTGGAACGACGTCGCAAATTCTCCGACGCCCTCAACAAGCTTGGTGATAAAT GTCGTCCAAAACTTATACTGAAATTGATGAATGAACCATGCTTGACCCTGCGCCAGGTAGCTAACCACCTGCAG AAATACAAAGCACAAGTAGAGTCTATGAAAAAGgggagagaaaataaattagctCCAAGGAGGGAAGCATCCAAGTTCAACTTCTCAGTCAGGACTCAACTTCCTCCTCCGTTAGTGCCAAAGCAGCCTCACGACGAGGCAAACAGATCTACAGATGGAGGTTCAACCTCTTTTATAGGAGGGGAAAGATTCCGACTTATTGCTCCTAGACCTGTGCCAAATCCTACACTGCCTGTTAGCGCCAACTTTGCAAATCATGGTCTCATAATGCTTGACCAAAATTATCAGCATGTTAATTCAAACTACTATTCAGTTCCATATATCATCAATCAGACAACTCCAGAGGTAACTTCTTCTTGTGTATTTGATGAAACTCAGTTCTCAGATAATCGTCTTGATGTAGTACAGCAAGATTTGACTGCTTTCAAGATTGAAAACCAAGAAGCAATGGAATTTAATGGCACATCAGAAGGGATTCAGTTGATGTCAAACAACATGGCTTTTCCTGATTCAACCAACTTCGACAATATTGCTGCAAATTTTGGAAATGAAGGAAGTCAACAACAATCGGCCGAATATGATtatctcttaaattttttagaagaCGATCCACACGACTTTGACAGCAACTTAAATCTGAGTGACGTAGATAAGTACAGTGAGTGGCTAAAGAACACTGTTCTTGAAAATAGAAGCGGTCCAGACAGCTTTCTCGGTGACAATGCAGAAAACTTTCCAATGGGAAACAACCCATAA
- the LOC111799925 gene encoding uncharacterized protein LOC111799925, with the protein MDIIATPSAQGMRRLWRRRGYQKLGSDTRTTRSRSFRLRRLWRLRRQASKVQLKIMSPLKLLAKFHDTYVEMMMKVANSVGNIYAIGAFGNGKRIPKPRNQVSLATCDGEHVDAKFVLEIYNKLAASKNLANGF; encoded by the coding sequence ATGGATATCATTGCAACCCCATCAGCTCAAGGCATGAGGAGGCtatggagaagaagaggatACCAAAAGCTAGGAAGTGATACTCGCACTACAAGATCAAGGAGCTTCAGGCTTCGGCGACTATGGCGTTTGAGACGACAAGCTTCAAAGGTGCAGTTGAAAATAATGTCACCTTTGAAACTTTTGGCGAAGTTTCACGACACGTATGTcgagatgatgatgaaggtAGCGAATAGTGTGGGGAATATATATGCCATTGGAGCTTTTGGCAATGGGAAGAGGATACCAAAACCTCGTAATCAAGTTTCTCTTGCTACTTGTGATGGTGAACATGTTGATGCCAAGTTCGTCTTGGAAATCTATAACAAACTTGCTGCTTCCAAGAACTTGGCTAATGGTTTTTGA